The Deltaproteobacteria bacterium genome contains the following window.
AAAGGCTTCGGCTTCATCACCCCCGACGACAACAGCGACGACGTGTTCTTCCACCGCTCGCGCATGGCCCCAAAGGTGATCTTCGAGGACCTGCGCGAAGGCGAAGAGGTGGAATTCCAACTCAAGCCGGGCGAGAAGGGCCCGCAAGCTTTCAACCTCAAGCCGCGCTGACAACGGCGCGAGCCCTCGACCCGGCGCATCATCGAGTCA
Protein-coding sequences here:
- a CDS encoding cold shock domain-containing protein produces the protein MFGTIKKIVRDKGFGFITPDDNSDDVFFHRSRMAPKVIFEDLREGEEVEFQLKPGEKGPQAFNLKPR